The Streptomyces achromogenes DNA segment CCAGCGGTGGGAGGCGGGCACCTCGGCCGCAGGCAGCTCCCTCGGGTGCAGGCGGACGGGACGGTCACGGACGCGGTGGTACCACTCGATCGGATTGCCGCACTCGCGGCAACGGGCGCGCTGAGCACAGCGCAGAAGCCGGGTGGGACTGTCGGTCTCGACACGCAGTGACCGTCGCGGGTGGGCCTGAAGGGGACTTCCGTCCCAATGCCGGAGTGCAGATGAGGGGCGCATGTGGGGGAAGGTGCCAGGCAACACGCCGCGCGGGCGACGTCCCGGCCGATACGTCCACCGAACGGCCCCATGCGGGGCGACATGCATTCGGATCTTCGCTCAGGGGTTCACGCTGGGCCGCCTGATCGAGTGGTTCGCCGCGCGGGCCCCGAAGCCTGTCAGTCGCTCGCCCGGGGAGGGGGTTCGTGCCCACGACAGAGGGCCCCGAAGAGCTCGTCGAGCGGAGTGCTGAGCGCGTGGGCCAGGGCGTGCCACGTCTTAAGGGTGCCGATGGTGCGACCTTGTTCGATCTCGATCAGAGTCCTTCTGGCCAGGCCGCTCCGGGCGGCCAGCTCGTCGTACGTCCATCCCCGCGCCGCACGCAGCCGGGCGAGCTCCAGACGCAGAGCCTCGAAGTCCGGATCGGGCGGGAAGATCGTCACCCGACCATCCGACGGTGCAGACACCTGCCCTGTCAGTGCAGACCTCTGCCCTATTTCCGCCCGTCAGCAACCAAGCAAAGGGCAGAAGTCTGCACTACCGTGTGCGGCCGATCCCAGCCCGACGGGGGCCGGCGCGGAAACGACAGGAGGAGCGCACGCGCCATGAGGCTCCACTTCGCCCACTCCAAAGTGCGACGCACCTGGACAGTGGAACTTCGCCCGCAGCCTGGCGGCCCAGTCCTCGTGTGCCAGCACTGCACCCACAGCGGCCGACCGGTCAACGGCCCCTCGGCCCGGGCCGAGCTTATGGCCCACCTCGCTCAGCACGCCCGCGGAGCTCCCCTGCCGACCCACCTGCGGACCTGTCAGTGTCAGGAGCGGGGCTGCTGCTGGCACCGCCGCCACCGGGGATGTCAGGGTCCCATCCTGCTCCTGCTCGCGCGCGAACGTGGCGGACGCCTGTGGCGGCTGACTGACGCATGCACGGCCTGCGCCGCAGCCACCCCGGAGGCCGCCGTAGTTCCCGACACGATCCTGACCGCGACGACATCACCGACCAGCCGCACGAACGCTCGACCCAGACCACGCCCACCCAGAGGGCCCGGCAGCCAATCCCGCGTACGCGAGATACTCAGCTACCTCGCCGCCGCCCTGCCTGCGGACACGGGAGCCGCCGCCCGACTGATCGCGTTGCAGTGCGCGCTGCGCATGAATGATTCAGCTGAGGTGCACTTCCCCCACGGTCTGCTGCGAAGCCTTCGTTTGGGAGCGTCCACGGATCCGTGGGTGGAGCTCAAACAGGCATGGTGGTTGCGCGTGCTCCCACACACTTCGCCAACTGACCGTCGTGTGGCGAGAGTGCAACTGCTCGACAGGGGCTTGCTCTCACAGCACCCGGCGCGGCCAGACCGGCTCCGCGCCGCTGACTGGGCCCTGCGCCTTACCTGCTCCATCCGTGCGCATTCCAAGCCTTCGCCTCGGCTCGTGACTCTGTGTCTCGCGGCTCACTCTGGTCCGGGAGGACTACATGGGACGGCCGAAGTAGAGCAGTTGGCGCGAGAATGCGGGCTTCCTAGCTCCACATTCCTTGCCGTAGTGAAGTATCTGACAACGAAAGAAGTCCTAAGTGAATGGACCATAGGGAAATCAGCCGAAGATCTACATTGGACGCTGGTGTCAGCATTTCAGGGCATTGATTCAGAGCAGTGACAGGATCATCGAAGATTTTCGATCAGGGAGGCACATCCCCGTTACTCCGGCGAGCACTCTGGAAGTTGAGAGAGAAGTTTCTCTAGCTTCGCTTTCAACGGCGGCGAACTTTCGCTCCGCGGCAACGCACCGATTCCAGGTCTGAACTGGCGCGGGACGCTGATCCGGTTTCGATGAGCCACTCTGCGCGCTGCAATCGGGCTGACATCTTCTGCTCCGTCGCGATGTCCCCGGCAAGTACCGTCCGTAGGCGCCCGTCGAATGTGCGATAAAACGCCGGTTGTACGTCGTCTCTGCGAGTTCGAGTCCCTCTGCACGTACCGGATGGCAGCACTGACGTCGCCTTCACTGTCAAAGATGTCGGCTCAATTGGGCCCACCCGGACTGGCCGCAGCGATATGAGCCGCCACGCCAAGATTGACAGCCCCGCTCGCCTGAAGCTTGGGGCCTGAGGTCACGGCCCGACAGTCAGGGTTGCTGCACCTGAAGGCCACCCTGGCCGCGAGTGCATCCTTGACCGGCTTGGTAAAGTAATCCCGCCTCTTCTTGACTGGCTCTACACCTATGTGGACCACCCCCGTCGGAATACATGCTGACCACACTGCGGCTGCCTATAACCCAATGCTAGAGGCAGCCGCAGAAGCGAGTTCTCGCGCGCGACATCCCGGCCATGAGTCAGCTGACGAGACCGAGATTGATCAAACGGAAGCCCATCGCCGAATCACTGACCTCAAAGAGTGGGGCCAGGGCGGCAGCGCAACCATCCGGGTCTTGTCGCACTGCCGCAGGAAGCCGCTGAAGCTCCGACCGGACGAGATCAGCGGGCATCAGCAGACTGGCCGCGAAAGCGTTCGCTTCGATCTCCTCACGGTCGGTCGCCATGCTGGAGGTCTTGTCCCGAAGGTTCACCCGCACAGGCCGGTCCAGCACGACTTCACGCCCTGGGTGCAGGAGCAGGTGCCCGAGTTCATGACCGATCGTGAACCTCTGGCGATGAGAGGAGTGCGCATCGTTGACGCCAACCACCGGCGACTGGCCATCCTGGCGTACAAGCATCCCGGAAACATCCCCGTCCCGGAACGCGCTCCGGGAGATCACGACACCTAGGTGGACAGCCAATCTCTCTACATTCACCGGAGCCGCAGTCTCACCCGCCTCTGCGAGAAGGCGACTGGCAGCTTGTTCTGCCCGTCTAGCCATGTCCTGCCTCCCTCCGCACCTTGGCCAATACGCTCTGCGCCCAATCGCGCGCATCTTCCGGCAACTCATCCAGGACGTCCGAGCGTCCGCCAGGAGCCGGCAGGAGCGACTCAGGCTCCACCTGGAGCACGTCAGCGAACTCGAAGAGCATGTGCAACGCGACCCTCTGACGCCCCTTCTCAATGTTGCTGATCGACGTGCGATTCAGCCCCACGGCGCTCCCCAACTCCTGTTGGTTCATCCCTAGAGCGGCACGCGCCTTCCGGACCCGCTCCCCGAACCTCTCGTAGAACCCGTCCATCTGTTCGCATCCTCTCGCACTCACAGCCCGAGTTCCAGTCTCACAAACACTGTTGCTTAGAATGGATTCCATATGGTTCGCTAGACTGGAATCTGGAGGGTCTGAGCAGGAGAGAGGTACCGATGGTTCGAAAGGAGTCCCTTGCGCAGCTCCTCGACGAAGGACGCCGCAAGATCCAAGTGACCGACGAGGAACTCGCCGAGGCCAAGCGCCGCCGCAGACTCCTCGCTGGGTCCGTGCGCCGAGCCTTCTCGGGCTCCACCACCTACTTCAATGGGAGCGTCGCGCACGGTGACGCCAACACGCCCCTGACCGACGTCGACCTCGGCGTCGTCCTCACGAAGAAGAGCGCCGAACCGTACGGCCCCGGCAAGAAGAGCGCCCGGCCCTTGATGGAGATCGCCCGCGACGCCATCCGCGAGGATCTCGAGGACGAGTTCCCCAAGCTCACCATCGAAGTCGAAGGTCGGCGCCGCGCCGTCCTCGTTCGCTTCGGTGACCCGGTCACGCCGGGGCAGGACGACTTCACGGCGGACGTGATGACCGCGATCCCACACCCCTCGGGCCGTGGGCTGTACATCCCGAACACGAAGATCGCGGACCAGTGGGACCGTGCCGATCCGATCAGGCACACGCGGATGGTGCTCCAGGCCATTGAGGACACGAGGGTGGTCTTCGCGCGTACGGTCCGGCTGCTGAAGCACTGGAACGGCACCCACAGCAAGCCCATGTGCTCCTGGAACATCAAGGCCCTCTGCCTCGGCTGCCTCGACGAGCCCATGCCGCTGATCAACGCGCTGCAGATCTTCTTCACCTACGCGGCGGACGAGATCGACAAGGGCCCGACGCCCGACCCGGCCCACGTGGCCGGCCCGATCCCTCTCAACATGCCGCGCACCGAAGTGCACAAGCGGCTCTGCATCGCCCGGAAGTACGTCGCACTCGCGATCGAGCACGAGAAGGCGGGACGCCCGCTCAGCGCGCAGCACGCGCTGCACCAGGTCCTACCGGAACTCGTGCCCGACGCGGACGGCACGCAGGAAGAAGCCGATCGCCTTACGAGGACCGTCCGCTCGGGCGGCACGGCCGCTACCGGTCTCGGACTTTCCACGGGACTCGTCACCCCGACCCGCGCCTGGGGAGATTGACGTCATGTCGGTCTGGTACGGGGCCCAGCCGGTGTGGTGGGCTCCACTCGAACGAGACGCCCGGCGACATTTCGGCAACGCTCTCCGCCACGCCTACCGCCGCGACTCACTGACGTACGAACTCGCCGGACTCGACGTCACAGGCGAACCCGATTCGATCGACGTCCAGATCCGCTTCTACCAGAACCCGCCCTACCCGACCTACGGCCAACTGCCTCAGGACTTCCCACGCGTTCACGCCAAGCCTGGAGCCCCGTCCAAGCACCGGTACTCGCGCGACGCCGCCCTCTGCCTCTGGTATCCGCTCGATCCGGAGGAACGACGCTGGACGAGTTCGAAAGGACTGCTGGACCTCATCGAGATAGTCCGCACACACTTGTTCCTCGAACACTACTGGCGGCTCACCGGCGGTGAGCACGGCGGCCAGTGGCTGGTAGAGGATGCGCCTCACGGCATGCCGGAGAGTGGTGCGTGGCGATCATCGCAGCGGCACAAGCGACGGACACCGGCTGGACCTGGGCCCAGACCACCGCGCTGATCGTCCCCTTCATCGCCCTCTTCGGCGCCTTGCTGACGTACGCCCTCAACCAACGGGCCGTACGCAAGGAACACCGGGCCGAGACCTTCGCCGAGGCCCTGACAGCGGTCGAGGAGTACCTGGAAATGCCGTACCGGATACGACGCCGCCCCGAGTCCTCATCCGCCGTACGGCAACAACTCACCGACGAAGTCAGCGGACTACTGGCCCGCATGGCCTTCCATCAAGCCTGGCTCCAAATCGAGGCATCGGCCGTCGCGGGCCCGTACGCGACCCTCGTGGCCACCGCGCGAGCGGAAGCCGGCGCGCAGATGAGCCTGGCATGGCAGCAGCAGCCGATCACGACCGACAACGGAATGAACCTTGGCGCGGCCTATCCCCGGGATCGATCAAACGAAGCTCGGGCAGCCTGCATCGAAGTGATGCGCCGTCACCTATGAAGACATGCCAAGGCCGTTCCCCTCGATAGGCGCTGGTCAGCCCACTCTCATTTACAGCGACCCGAACTCGCGCCACTTCGATGTTCATCTAAGTGATAGTGGGCAGGTCAGAGGCCTTGTCAACTCTCGTTTCCAGCGGCGGCTCTCACCCGTCCGCCGGATCAGTCGGCTCGGACAGCTCGGACCGGACAGGCCGCCAGGCGGGTCAGGCAGAACAGGCCGCCAGGCGGGTCAGGCGGAGCGCCGCAGGCCCCAGGTCTGCAGGGCGTAGGGCCGCCCCTTCTCCTCCCCCTCGATCAGCGGGACGTCGAGCAGGCGGAAGCCCGCCCTGGTGGCCACGGCGACGCTCGCGGCGTTCTCGGCCTCCACCTCCAGGACCACCTGTGCCACGTCCAGCCGCTCGAAGGCGTACGCGGCCATGACCCGCACCGCCCGCACGGCCAGCCCCCGGCCGCGGTGCGCCGGGCCGACCGCGTAACCGATCTCCGCGCCCTCGGCCGCCCGGCGCAGCATCACCTCGCCGAGGGGCGCGTGGCCGTCGACGGTGATGGCGAGCAGGACGGTCGTGCCCTCCGCCCGCAGCCGACGGGCCCGGTCCAGCCGCGCGCGGGCGGCCGCCGCGTCGAAGGGGGAGACGATCGGCGTCCAGTAGGCGATGTCGGGGTGGTCGAACAGATCGGGCATCGCCGCCAGGTCCGCCTCCGTCCAGTCACGCAGGACGAGGTCCTCGCCCACGAGCTCGATCCGGTCGGGAAAGGACGGCGTGCTGCTCATGGTGGAGGACCTCCCGGGCCTGTTCAGGACGGAGCAGCCTAACCGGGGACTGACCCCCTGTGCAGTCGCCGGTCGGCCGGATCCCGGCGGCGGCGTCGGCCTCACGCCGCGGACGCGTCGCCCGTGCACGGACGGGACGCCCCGGCGGCCCCGACCCCGGAGACGGGGGCTATCCCCAGTGCGACGGGCGGGCGCGCTCTCTAGCCTGGTGCCCATGACGGGACGGGAGACCACCATGGAAGCGCGGGACACGGACCTGAAGAAGGACCTGGACGCCACCCTGCAGACCCGCAGGGAACTCGGCGAGGAGTACGAGTCCGCGCTGGTGGAGTCGTTCCTGGAGAAGGTCGACCAGCGCATCGACGGCGCGGTGGAGCGCCGGGTGCGGCGGCAGTTCGCGGAGCGGCAGATGGCGGCGGCCCGCGACTCCCGCTCGCCGAAGGCGACGGACTCGTGGGGCGAGCGCTTCGGCTTCGGCATCGTCTCGCTGGTGCTGGCGGTCCCGCTGTCCGCGATCGGCGTGGGCGTCGAGGGCCTGCCGGGCCTGATCGTCTCCTGGGTGGGCATCGTGGGCGTCAACGTGGTCCAGGCCGCCCGCAGCAACCCCGGTCTCTTCGTCGGCCGGCGCCGCTCCTCCAAGGACGGCGACTGGGAGGAGTGAGCGGCGCCACGAGGCGTCCTCGGGCCGAGGGCGTGCGGGGGGAGACGTGAGGCGAAGGCCGTGCGCGGGGACGGCAGCGCACGGGGAAGGTGACGGCGAAGAGGTGTGCGCGGGGACCGCCGCACCCCCGTTACCGGGGGGCGGGACGACGGCGGTCCCCGCGAGGGACGCGGGCCGGGTCAGGCCGGGTCGCCGCGTCCGTGGCGTCGGTGGAAGGTCCGGGAGCCGCTCCGGAGGTCCGTGACGCCGTTTCGGTGCCGGCCGGGGAGCCGCTCCCTGCCGACATCCACAAATATGCCGGACGCGTGTTAACCGGGTGCTGCGTGGACGTGACGCGCGCGTACCACTTCCGCGAAGTCCACCACTTCGGTGGGGAAACGGAAGTTCAGCGCCCCGAGGGGCCGTTCACCGCAGGTTTCCCCGCAATCACGGCCCCCGTCACGCAAACGTCACTTCCCGCCCTTGGCCAGGAAGGCCAGCAGGTCCTGGCGGCTGACGACCCCGGTGGGCTTGCCCTCGACGAGGACGATTGCCGCGTCGGCCGTGCCGAGCACGGACATCAGGTCGCCGACCGGCTCACCGGAGCCGACCTGCGGCAGCGGCGCGGACATGTGCTTCTCCAGCGGGTCGCCGAGGGAGGCCCGCTGGGTGAACAGCGCGTCGAGCAGCTCCCGCTCCACGACCGACCCGACGACCTCGGCGGCCATGACGTCGGGGTGCCCGGCGCCCGGCTTCACGATCGGCATCTGCGAGACGCCGTACTCGCGCAGCACCTCGATGGCCTCGCCGACGGTCTCGTCCGGGTGCATGTGGACGAGGGACGGGATGGCGCCGTGCACCTTGTCGTTGAGGACGTCGGCGACGCGGGCGCTGGGACCCTCGTCCTCGAGGAAGCCGTAGTCGGCCATCCACTCGTCGTTGAAGATCTTGCTGAGGTAGCCGCGGCCGCTGTCGGGCAGCAGGACGACCACGACGTCGTCCGGGCCGAGCCGCTCGGCGACGCGCAGGGCGGCCACGACGGCCATCCCGCAGGAGCCGCCCACCAGCAGGCCCTCCTCCTTCGCGAGCCGGCGGGTCATCTGGAAGGAGTCCTTGTCGGACACCGCGACGATCTCGTCGGCGACCGTGCGGTCGTAGGCGGTCGGCCAGAAGTCCTCGCCGACGCCCTCGACGAGGTACGGCCGGCCGGACCCGCCGGAGTACACGGACCCCTCCGGGTCGGCACCGACGACCTGGACCCGGCCCTCGCTGGCGTCCTTCAGATAGCGGCCGGTGCCCGAGATGGTGCCGCCCGTGCCGACGCCCGCCACGAAGTGGGTGATCCGCCCCTCCGTCTGCTCCCACAGCTCGGGGCCGGTGGAGTGGTAGTGGGAGAGCGGGTTGTTCGCGTTGGAGTACTGGTCCGGCTTCCACGCGCCCGGCGTCTCACGCACCAGGCGGTCGGAGACGTTGTAGTAGGAGTCCGGGTGCTCGGGGTCCACGGCGGTCGGGCAGACGACGACCTCGGCGCCGTAGGCCCGCAGCACGTTGATCTTGTCCGTCGACACCTTGTCGGGGCACACGAAGATGCAGTGGTACCCCTTCTGCTGGGCCACGATGGCGAGCCCGACACCGGTGTTGCCGCTGGTCGGCTCGACGATCGTGCCGCCGGGCTTCAGCTCCCCGCTCTGCTCGGCGGCCTCGATCATGCGCAGGGCGATGCGGTCCTTCACGGAGCCGCCCGGGTTGAAGTACTCCACCTTGGCCAGGACGGTCGCCCGGATGCCCTTGGTCACGCTGTTGAGCTTCACCAGCGGGGTGTTGCCGACGAGGCTGATCATCGAGTCGTGGAATTGCACCGTTGTCTCCGGTTGCTTTCAAAAACAGTGGTCGTAGTGGTGCCGCCAGAGTACGGGGCGGGCTCTGACCGGAGCGGCATGTTCACACCTCGTCGAGATTGGGCGACCGTCCGTACGGGGCAAGGAGTGGGTGTACGGACACGAGGAGGTGGCGTCGAGGGATGACGAGCATGTCGAGGGCGAGAGTGGCCCGGCGCATCGCGGCCGGCGCGGCCTACGGCGGCGGCGGACTCGGGCTGGCCGGCGCGGCGGCGGCCGGCCTGGTGCTGGCGGAGATGCGCCTGGCCCGGCGCCAGGTGAACAACGGGGCGCATCCGCACGTCCCCCAGGCGGACGGCCGCTACGGCATCGCCTATGACGCCCCCGGGCCCGGCAGGGAACCGCTGCGGCTGACCATGCTGGGCGATTCCACGGCGGCAGGCCAGGGCGTGCACCGCTCGGGTCAGACGCCGGCGGCCCTGCTGGCCTCGGGGCTGGCGGCGGTCGCCGAACGCCCCGTGGAGCTGCGCAACGTGGCGCTGCCCGGGGCCCAGTCCGACGACCTCGACCGCCAGGTCGCGCTGGTCCTGTCGGACACCGACGGGGCGCCCGACGTCTGCGTGATCATGATCGGCGCGAACGACGTGACCCACCGCATGCCTCCGACCCGCTCGGTGCGGCATCTGTCCGCGGCGGTACGGCGGCTGCGCACGGCCGGTGCGGAGGTCGTCGTCGGCACCTGCCCGGACCTGGGCACCATCGAGCCGGTCCAGCAGCCCCTGCGCTGGCTGGCCCGCCGGGCCTCCCGCCAGCTGGCGGCGGCCCAGACGATCGGCACGGTCGAGCAGGGCGGCCGCACGGTGTCGCTGGGCGACCTCCTGGGCCCCGAGTTCGAGGCGAACCCGCGCGAGCTGTTCGGCCCCGACCACTACCACCCGTCGGCGGAGGGGTACGCGACGGCCGCGATGGCGGTCCTCCCCACGGTCTGCGCGGCCCTCGGCCTCTGGCCGGCCGACGAGGAACGCCCGGACGCCTCCCGCCACGAGGGCTTCCTCCCGGTCGCCCGGGCGGCGGCGGAAGCGGCCTCGGAGCCCGGTACCGAGGTGACGGCCGCGATGCCGACGGGCCCCCGAGGCCCCTGGGCCCTCCTCAAGCGCCGCCGGCGGCGGCGGGTGTCGGAATCGGAGCCGACCTCCTCGACGAACGCCTGACCCCCCGGCGACACCCACCCAGCCACCTCGCCGACCCGCCATCCCGCCACCTCGCCGACTCGCCATCCCGCCGACCCGCCATCCCGCCGGTCCGCCTATCCGCCTATCCGCCTATCCGCCGGCCGGAGGCTCGGCCCACCGATCAGCCCGTCCGGCGTTTGAGGACAAGGCCCCTTCAGGGCCGAAGGGGGGGTCTGGGGGAGCGGCCCCCCAGCAGCCCCCAGGGTCCGGCGCCCCACCCGCACAATTCCGCCCCTACCGCCGGAGGCAAAAGCAAGCGCTTAGTAAATTGCGGTCAGGGTCACACCGCCACCCCCGTGACCCAGCCCATACGTACGGGTAACTTCCCAGGAAGCCGTCCCCGTCAGACGCCGTACGAATCTCGCCAATGGAGCCGTGATGCCCGAAGCCGTCATCGTCTCGACCGCCCGCTCGCCCATCGGCCGCGCTTTCAAGGGCTCCCTGAAGGACCTGCGCCCGGACGACCTCACCGCCACGATCATCCAGGCGGCCCTCGCCAAGGTCCCCGAGCTCGACCCGAGGGACATCGACGACCTGATGCTCGGCTGCGGCCTGCCCGGCGGCGAGCAGGGCAACAACCTCGGCCGGATCGTGGCCGTGCAGATGGGGATGGACCACCTCCCCGGCTGCACGATCACCCGCTACTGCTCCTCCTCCCTGCAGACCAGCCGGATGGCGCTGCACGCCATCAAGGCCGGCGAGGGCGACGTCTTCATCTCGGCGGGCGTCGAGATGGTCTCCCGGTTCGCGAAAGGCAACTCCGACAGCCTGCCGGACACCCGCAACCCGTTCTTCGCCGAGGCGGAGGCCCGCACCGCGGCCGTCGCGGCCCAGGAGGGCACCACCTGGCACGACCCGCGCGAGGACGGCCTCGTCCCGGACGCCTACATCGCCATGGGGCAGACGGCCGAGAACCTCGCCCGCGTGAAGGGCGTGACCCGCCAGGACATGGACGAGTTCGGCGTCCGCTCGCAGAACCTCGCCGAGGAAGCCCTCAAGAACGGCTTCTGGGAGCGCGAGATCACCCCGGTGACGCTCCCCGACGGCACGGTCGTCTCCAAGGACGACGGCCCGCGCGCCGGCGTCACCCTCGAGGGCGTCCAGGGCCTGAAGCCGGTCTTCCGCCCCGACGGCCTGGTCACCGCCGGCAACTGCTGCCCGCTGAACGACGGCGCCGCCGCGGTCGTCGTGATGAGCGACACCAAGGCCCGCGAGCTCGGCCTCACCCCGCTCGCCCGCATCGTGTCCACCGGCGTCTCCGGCCTCTCCCCCGAGATCATGGGCCTCGGCCCGGTCGAGGCGAGCAACCAGGCCCTGCGCCGGGCCGGCCTCACCATCGACGACATCGATCTGGTCGAGATCAACGAGGCGTTCGCCGCCCAGGTGATCCCCTCCTACCGCGACCTCGGCATCGATCTCGACAAGCTGAACGTCAACGGTGGCGCCATCGCCGTCGGCCACCCCTTCGGCATGACCGGCGCCCGCATCACCGGCACGCTCATCAACTCCCTCCAGTTCCACGACAAGCAGTTCGGCCTGGAGACGATGTGCGTCGGCGGCGGCCAGGGCATGGCCATGGTCATCGAGCGCCTCAGCTGAACCACCCCTGAGTGACCGCTTCGGCACCAGCTGTGACGAAATGGCCCGGAGTCCGGAAAGCACCCGGACTCCGGGCCATTCTGTGATCCAATCTCCCCCAGGATGTGACCTATCTCCCTCCCCGGAGGGGTTCACCCAGCTCAGCGCCTTTCGGCGGTAAACCGGAGGACCAAAGTCCTGCCCGTTTCGTGACGTTACGCACTGACAGCTGGATAGTCCGCCCTTCAAGCTGATGTAGGAAGTCGGGGGTCGACTTGAAACCGGGAGTACGTCAGTGAGCGCCATGCCGATCGCCTTGCTGGTCACCACGGCCGCCACGGGCGCCGTGGGCGTCGCCGTCCTGCGCACCCTCATGCAGTTGCGCCGACAGGTCGCCGCCCTGCACCTCCAGCTCGCCAGGAACGCCGAGGACGCCGCGGCGGACCTGCGCGGCTTCGTCCCGGCCGCCCGCACCACCGCCGACGCGGCGGAGATACGCGCCGCGGTCGCCGAGGCGCTCGCGGAGGAGCGGGAGCGGGAGCTCGCCGAGGCGCGCGCGTTCTGGGCCGCCCAGGAGGCGCGTGACGCCTCCGACGCCCCGTCGCTGCTGGGCCTGCCGGACAGCGAACTGTTCCTGCCCCGACAGGCCGACCTGCTGGGCCTGGAGCCGCTGGAGTCGGTCGCCGAGTCGGCCGCGGACGCCGACGAGTTCGCCGGCGAGCTGGCCGGGGACATGGCCGGGGAGTCGCCCGAACTGGCCGCCGCCCGCCGCCGTCACCCGTCCCACCCCGACTTCGTGCCGGTACAGTCACCGGTCGCGAACGACCACGAACGCACGGTCGCCGCTCTCGAGGAGCTCGCCTCGGCGCAGATCGAGCTGACCGACGTCCGGCCGGGCCCGCTCGGCACTCTCGACGTCTACGTCTTCGCCGACGGCACCACGCTCTGCATGACCCCGGGCCACCGCGAGACGGCCGAGCGGCTCTCCGCGGCCCTGACCGCGGGCCAGACGCCGTTCCTGCTGGGCGGGTCGGGCATCTCCGGCGCCTACACCCTGACGTTCCAGTGCGGCGGGGACAACGTCTACATCCTGGCGGACCGCGTCATAGCGAGCCTCTGAGCGTCCGGCGGGTCCCGGACGTCACACGCCCGCCCGCTTCTGCGCCTGCGCCACCAACTCCACCGCCTCGTCGACCTGGCCCTCGTCCGTGAGCACGAGGGCCAGGTCGTGCGCGGCGACGGTGATCTGGTCGGCGGCGGCGAACATGCCGGCGTCGGGCATCTCCCGCAGGGGTGTTCCGGGCTCCTCGATGAGCTGGGTCCGCCGGGCCATCTCCCGCGCCAGGGCCAGCGCCTCGGCGGCCGCGCCTCGCTGCAGCCGGCTCTGCGGGGCGGCGCGCAGACGATCGGCGAAATGATCCACCGCACGGGTCAGGGAC contains these protein-coding regions:
- a CDS encoding SGNH/GDSL hydrolase family protein; this translates as MTSMSRARVARRIAAGAAYGGGGLGLAGAAAAGLVLAEMRLARRQVNNGAHPHVPQADGRYGIAYDAPGPGREPLRLTMLGDSTAAGQGVHRSGQTPAALLASGLAAVAERPVELRNVALPGAQSDDLDRQVALVLSDTDGAPDVCVIMIGANDVTHRMPPTRSVRHLSAAVRRLRTAGAEVVVGTCPDLGTIEPVQQPLRWLARRASRQLAAAQTIGTVEQGGRTVSLGDLLGPEFEANPRELFGPDHYHPSAEGYATAAMAVLPTVCAALGLWPADEERPDASRHEGFLPVARAAAEAASEPGTEVTAAMPTGPRGPWALLKRRRRRRVSESEPTSSTNA
- a CDS encoding helix-turn-helix domain-containing protein; amino-acid sequence: MDGFYERFGERVRKARAALGMNQQELGSAVGLNRTSISNIEKGRQRVALHMLFEFADVLQVEPESLLPAPGGRSDVLDELPEDARDWAQSVLAKVRREAGHG
- a CDS encoding acetyl-CoA C-acetyltransferase translates to MPEAVIVSTARSPIGRAFKGSLKDLRPDDLTATIIQAALAKVPELDPRDIDDLMLGCGLPGGEQGNNLGRIVAVQMGMDHLPGCTITRYCSSSLQTSRMALHAIKAGEGDVFISAGVEMVSRFAKGNSDSLPDTRNPFFAEAEARTAAVAAQEGTTWHDPREDGLVPDAYIAMGQTAENLARVKGVTRQDMDEFGVRSQNLAEEALKNGFWEREITPVTLPDGTVVSKDDGPRAGVTLEGVQGLKPVFRPDGLVTAGNCCPLNDGAAAVVVMSDTKARELGLTPLARIVSTGVSGLSPEIMGLGPVEASNQALRRAGLTIDDIDLVEINEAFAAQVIPSYRDLGIDLDKLNVNGGAIAVGHPFGMTGARITGTLINSLQFHDKQFGLETMCVGGGQGMAMVIERLS
- a CDS encoding GNAT family N-acetyltransferase encodes the protein MSSTPSFPDRIELVGEDLVLRDWTEADLAAMPDLFDHPDIAYWTPIVSPFDAAAARARLDRARRLRAEGTTVLLAITVDGHAPLGEVMLRRAAEGAEIGYAVGPAHRGRGLAVRAVRVMAAYAFERLDVAQVVLEVEAENAASVAVATRAGFRLLDVPLIEGEEKGRPYALQTWGLRRSA
- a CDS encoding cystathionine beta-synthase, whose product is MQFHDSMISLVGNTPLVKLNSVTKGIRATVLAKVEYFNPGGSVKDRIALRMIEAAEQSGELKPGGTIVEPTSGNTGVGLAIVAQQKGYHCIFVCPDKVSTDKINVLRAYGAEVVVCPTAVDPEHPDSYYNVSDRLVRETPGAWKPDQYSNANNPLSHYHSTGPELWEQTEGRITHFVAGVGTGGTISGTGRYLKDASEGRVQVVGADPEGSVYSGGSGRPYLVEGVGEDFWPTAYDRTVADEIVAVSDKDSFQMTRRLAKEEGLLVGGSCGMAVVAALRVAERLGPDDVVVVLLPDSGRGYLSKIFNDEWMADYGFLEDEGPSARVADVLNDKVHGAIPSLVHMHPDETVGEAIEVLREYGVSQMPIVKPGAGHPDVMAAEVVGSVVERELLDALFTQRASLGDPLEKHMSAPLPQVGSGEPVGDLMSVLGTADAAIVLVEGKPTGVVSRQDLLAFLAKGGK
- a CDS encoding ImmA/IrrE family metallo-endopeptidase; the encoded protein is MSCRKMRAIGRRAYWPRCGGRQDMARRAEQAASRLLAEAGETAAPVNVERLAVHLGVVISRSAFRDGDVSGMLVRQDGQSPVVGVNDAHSSHRQRFTIGHELGHLLLHPGREVVLDRPVRVNLRDKTSSMATDREEIEANAFAASLLMPADLVRSELQRLPAAVRQDPDGCAAALAPLFEVSDSAMGFRLINLGLVS
- a CDS encoding helix-turn-helix transcriptional regulator, coding for MTIFPPDPDFEALRLELARLRAARGWTYDELAARSGLARRTLIEIEQGRTIGTLKTWHALAHALSTPLDELFGALCRGHEPPPRASD